In bacterium, a genomic segment contains:
- a CDS encoding Uma2 family endonuclease: protein MGGTPSRAREITSEELLRIPRDGFRYELVEGILKKMSPTGGKHGKVTVRITTPLAQHVQAHDLGQVYAAETGFKIASNPDTVLAPDVAFVSQNRVEKMGDVEGFIPGPPDLAVEVASPSDLFSETEEKELRWLEAGSRMVIVADPRKKTITAYRSRYDIKVLKEGDILDCEDIIPGYKLSLKGIFD, encoded by the coding sequence ATGGGTGGAACTCCTTCCCGGGCGCGTGAAATCACTTCTGAAGAACTATTGCGAATTCCACGGGACGGTTTCAGGTATGAGCTCGTCGAAGGTATACTCAAAAAGATGTCACCAACAGGAGGAAAACACGGAAAAGTAACCGTAAGGATTACGACTCCCTTGGCGCAACACGTTCAAGCACACGATCTGGGGCAAGTCTATGCTGCAGAAACGGGCTTCAAAATAGCTTCTAATCCCGATACAGTCCTGGCCCCAGATGTTGCTTTCGTTTCGCAAAATCGTGTTGAAAAAATGGGAGACGTCGAGGGCTTCATTCCAGGCCCACCTGATCTTGCTGTAGAAGTAGCGTCACCCTCGGACTTATTTTCAGAAACAGAAGAAAAGGAACTGCGTTGGTTGGAAGCCGGATCGAGAATGGTCATTGTTGCTGATCCACGGAAGAAAACTATTACAGCCTATCGATCGAGATACGACATTAAAGTTTTAAAAGAAGGTGATATATTAGATTGCGAGGACATCATCCCCGGATACAAACTTTCTCTGAAAGGTATCTTCGACTGA
- a CDS encoding DUF4892 domain-containing protein, whose product MKSYLIAIFVVLFGWEVSAVEINRQAMKDQRDLAGSKDHPMISRIPDSWIVQYEAKAFDEVEIILGKALRQKNAFEKSDRVEGKVTRIGYAFPEGRSTLEVLRQYQTALQKVGFQQLYSCTADECGGLTFVINWEKLPGETSACYFYGCKDDTVRYYAARWKRAEGDMYVTLMVFTPVAHAKNVIAFLRIIEVKPMEEGLVTVDAAAMARDIQSQGHIAIYGIYFDFNKADIKPESQATIAEIAKLLKQNSDMKLYLVGHTDNQGTLPYNMDLSQRRAEAVVRSLTRDHGISAARMVAKGVGPLAPIASNASEDGRAKNRRVELVQQ is encoded by the coding sequence ATGAAGTCCTATCTGATCGCTATATTTGTTGTTCTCTTTGGCTGGGAGGTGTCGGCTGTTGAAATCAATCGTCAGGCGATGAAAGACCAACGAGATCTTGCCGGCAGCAAAGATCATCCTATGATCAGTCGCATTCCGGATTCGTGGATCGTCCAATATGAAGCAAAAGCATTCGATGAAGTAGAAATCATTTTAGGAAAGGCCTTGCGTCAAAAAAACGCATTTGAGAAGTCGGACAGAGTCGAAGGCAAAGTAACCCGGATCGGCTATGCATTTCCGGAAGGTCGATCCACATTGGAAGTTTTACGCCAGTACCAAACGGCCCTTCAGAAAGTAGGTTTTCAACAACTCTACAGCTGTACCGCAGATGAATGTGGCGGCCTGACCTTTGTTATCAACTGGGAAAAACTCCCAGGAGAAACCAGCGCTTGTTACTTCTACGGATGCAAGGATGATACCGTGCGTTATTATGCTGCAAGGTGGAAGCGCGCCGAAGGCGATATGTATGTCACCTTGATGGTATTTACTCCGGTCGCACATGCCAAAAATGTGATTGCTTTTCTGAGAATCATCGAAGTAAAGCCGATGGAAGAAGGTCTCGTGACGGTAGATGCTGCGGCCATGGCTCGGGACATTCAATCTCAAGGCCATATTGCAATTTACGGAATTTATTTTGATTTCAATAAGGCGGACATCAAACCGGAGTCTCAAGCGACAATCGCAGAAATTGCAAAGCTATTGAAGCAAAATTCAGACATGAAACTGTATTTGGTAGGCCATACCGACAATCAGGGGACTCTGCCCTACAACATGGATCTGTCCCAACGGCGAGCGGAAGCAGTTGTGCGTTCCTTAACGAGAGATCATGGAATATCCGCAGCACGTATGGTGGCAAAAGGAGTAGGACCTCTTGCACCGATAGCTTCCAACGCTTCAGAAGATGGCCGGGCAAAAAACCGGCGTGTGGAATTGGTGCAGCAGTAA